The window AGGGAGCGAAATGGGCGGATTCTTCGAGGGCGGTCGCGAAGACCTCCGACATTACGTTCACGATGGTGGGGTTCCCCGCGGACGTGCGGGAGGTCTTCCTCGGACCCTCGGGAGTCCTCGGCGGCGCCCGCCCCGGTTCCATCGTGGCGGACATGACCACCACGGAGCCGTCGTTGGCCAGGGAGATCTACGATGCGGCGAAGACCCGCGGCGTCCACGCCATAGACGCTCCCGTCTCCGGCGGCGATGTGGGAGCCCGCGAGGCGCGACTTTCCATCATGATCGGTGGCGACCCGGATCCCGTCGCTACCCTCACTCCCCTGTTCGAGGCGATGGGGAAGACGATCGTCCGGCAAGGCGGCCCGGGGGCCGGGCAGCACGCCAAGATGTGCAACCAGATCGTGATCGCCGGGACCATGATCGGCGTCTGCGAGTCGCTGATCTACGGGCACAAGGCGGGGCTTTCCCTCGAGACGATGCTCTCCTCCATCAGCGGCGGCGCCGCAGGTTGCTGGGCGCTGTCGAACCTCGCTCCGAGGATCCTCAAGCGCAATTTCGATCCGGGATTCTTCGTCGAGCATTTCGTGAAGGATATGGGGATTGCCCTCGACGAGGCGCGCAGGATGAACCTCCCGTTGCCCGGTCTCGCGCTGGTCCACCAGATGTACGTTGCCCTGCAGGCCAACGGGGGCGGGAAACACGGCACCCAGGCATTGATGCTCGTCCTGGAACAGATGAGCGACACGAAAATCGGAGAGAATCGGGTCTAACGGATTTATTTGGTTTGAGCCAAAATGAAGCACCCTGGAACTTTATATCATCTATCAAATAGCAGATGCCCTACTGTTAAGTCCTTCGACCTACCAACTTGATTCTTATCTGAATTAAAAATATCTATGTTCAAATTAAGGATTCCATCATCTCTTCTCATTTCCTGTTACTTTCATGGTATATTTCTCTCCGACCCATGTAACTTTTGTATCTAACCCGGAAGAGAACCCAATATGATATCCAATAGAAAAGGTCAAAGCCGCGAACAATAACGCCAACGCCAAGGTATCAAAAAAATTTACCAATCTTACTAAGGTATCCCAAAATTTTTCCATGGCTTCCTCCTTTTGTTGCTGCCAGTTTTGTCACTCTCTCCCTTCTTGTTTGTGATCCGTTCGCAACCGCCAAAAAAATCGTGGTAACCTTACCGCAATATTCACGCCAATGAATTGGGGGAGGGTAATTTCTTAATAAAATGAAGAGCAATACTATTTTCAGGAATGATTACCAGTATAATGGAAACGACTTAATGGGAAAATATTTCTTGTTTTGGAGGCACTTTTGATCCAAGAAAGGCAGTCGCTTTCGACTTAACCGTTATTATATTCATTAGCCGGCGCTATGCGACGATGATGTCGAGCTTTTCCGGGCCGTGCACGCCGATCGCCAGGGTGAGCTCGATGTCGGCACGTGCGAAAGAGAAGAAGTTTCATTGCGGCCCTCCTTTACCGAGGAGGTGACGCAATGCCCCCCCAAGTTCCGGATACAGGAAAGGATACCCGGTCTCTTCGAGTCGGCGGGG is drawn from Candidatus Deferrimicrobium sp. and contains these coding sequences:
- a CDS encoding NAD(P)-dependent oxidoreductase: MKKISPEATTVGWIGTGVMGLSMCGHLLAKGYRVTVFSRTKEKARPLLEKGAKWADSSRAVAKTSDITFTMVGFPADVREVFLGPSGVLGGARPGSIVADMTTTEPSLAREIYDAAKTRGVHAIDAPVSGGDVGAREARLSIMIGGDPDPVATLTPLFEAMGKTIVRQGGPGAGQHAKMCNQIVIAGTMIGVCESLIYGHKAGLSLETMLSSISGGAAGCWALSNLAPRILKRNFDPGFFVEHFVKDMGIALDEARRMNLPLPGLALVHQMYVALQANGGGKHGTQALMLVLEQMSDTKIGENRV